The nucleotide window ACCCTCAAGCTGCTACTTCCATCGGCGGAACCGTGCTGATGAAGGCGCTCGCCGACGAGCAGGTCGAATTCATCTGGGGCTATCCCGGCGGCTCGGTGCTCTACATTTACGACGAGCTGTACAAGCAGGACAAAATCCAGCACGTTCTCGTGCGCCACGAACAGGCAGCCGTGCACGCGGCCGACGCCTATGCGCGTTCGACCGGCAACGTCGGCGTGTGTCTCGTGACCTCGGGACCTGGCGTCACCAATGCGGTGACCGGCATCGCGACGGCCTATATGGACTCGATCCCGATGGTGATCATCAGCGGCCAGGTGCCTACCGCCGCGATTGGTCAAGACGCCTTCCAGGAGTGCGACACGGTCGGCATCACGCGTCCCTGCGTGAAGCACAACTTCCTCGTGAAGGACGTGCGAGACCTCGCCGCTACCGTCAAGAAAGCTTTTTACATTGCGCGCACTGGCCGTCCCGGCCCTGTGCTGATCGACATTCCTAAGGACGTGTCGAAGATGCCGTGCGCGTATGAACCGGTGAAAAACGTCGCGCTGCGCTCGTACAACCCGGTCACCAAGGGTCACTCGGGGCAGATCCGCAAGGCGGTTTCGCTGCTCCTCTCGGCCAAGCGCCCGTACATCTACACCGGCGGCGGCATCATCCTCGCGGATGCGTCGCGCGAACTGAACCAGTTCGCCGATCTGCTCGGCTACCCGGTCACGAACACGCTGATGGGTCTGGGCGGCTACCGCGCGAGCGACCGCAAGTTCCTCGGCATGCTCGGCATGCACGGCACCTACGAAGCCAACATGGCGATGCAGCACTGCGACGTGCTGATCGCGATCGGCGCGCGCTTCGACGACCGTGTGATTGGCGACCCGGCGCACTTCGCTTCGCGTCCGCGCAAGATCATTCACATCGACATCGACCCGTCGTCGATCTCGAAGCGCGTGAAGGTCGATATCCCCATCGTCGGCGACGT belongs to Paraburkholderia flagellata and includes:
- a CDS encoding acetolactate synthase 3 catalytic subunit; amino-acid sequence: MNMPSAEFSTSVPPSQESDPQAATSIGGTVLMKALADEQVEFIWGYPGGSVLYIYDELYKQDKIQHVLVRHEQAAVHAADAYARSTGNVGVCLVTSGPGVTNAVTGIATAYMDSIPMVIISGQVPTAAIGQDAFQECDTVGITRPCVKHNFLVKDVRDLAATVKKAFYIARTGRPGPVLIDIPKDVSKMPCAYEPVKNVALRSYNPVTKGHSGQIRKAVSLLLSAKRPYIYTGGGIILADASRELNQFADLLGYPVTNTLMGLGGYRASDRKFLGMLGMHGTYEANMAMQHCDVLIAIGARFDDRVIGDPAHFASRPRKIIHIDIDPSSISKRVKVDIPIVGDVKEVLKELIEQLQHAEHGPDTAALADWWKDIEGWREKNCLKFDRSSEIIKPQYVVEKAWELTGGNAFVCSDVGQHQMWAAQFYRFNQPRRWINSGGLGTMGFGLPAAMGVKMAHPDDDVLCITGEGSIQMCIQELSTCKQYDTPVKIISLNNRYLGMVRQWQQIEYSKRYSHSYMDALPDFVKLAEAYGHVGMRIEKTADVEPALKEALRLKDRTVFLDFQTDPSENVWPMVQAGKGITEMLLGSEDL